The following are encoded together in the Pseudomonas xantholysinigenes genome:
- a CDS encoding LysR substrate-binding domain-containing protein produces the protein MKGPLNGQVFVWLHVFSCAARHLSFTRCAEELHITPGAVSQQMRQLEERLGFRLFLRRARGVELSAEGQRLAQTVAEAYGSIEAELLRLDAGEIRGTLRLRSIPSFLAKWLTPRLPRFQQRYPDIELRLVAEDSNQALHPEDFDLAIDLNDGSYPGMLSTPLLDEQIFPVCSPALLRGRPPLHGPADLAHYPLLHDITAWRGSSEYAEWEFYLDGIGAAGLDVRRGHTFNRNHLTIEAAIAGVGVAIARRTLLNDELERGALIVPFGVPIANHKRYVLLYPPGGLNQPGARAVHDWLVEEAQSFRAMWERS, from the coding sequence ATGAAAGGGCCACTTAACGGCCAGGTGTTCGTCTGGCTGCATGTGTTTTCCTGCGCCGCGCGGCACTTGTCGTTCACCCGCTGCGCCGAGGAGCTGCACATTACCCCCGGAGCGGTCAGCCAGCAGATGCGCCAACTCGAGGAGCGCCTGGGCTTTCGCCTGTTCCTGCGTCGTGCTCGCGGCGTCGAACTGTCCGCCGAAGGCCAGCGCCTGGCGCAGACAGTAGCGGAGGCCTACGGCAGCATTGAAGCAGAGCTGCTGCGCCTGGATGCTGGCGAGATCCGTGGCACCTTGCGCCTGCGCTCGATCCCATCGTTCCTGGCCAAGTGGCTGACGCCGCGCCTGCCACGCTTCCAGCAGCGCTACCCGGACATCGAACTGCGTCTGGTGGCCGAGGACAGCAACCAGGCGTTGCACCCGGAAGACTTCGACCTGGCCATCGATCTCAACGACGGCAGTTATCCGGGCATGCTTTCCACGCCGCTGCTGGACGAGCAGATCTTTCCCGTCTGTTCCCCTGCCCTGCTGCGCGGCCGCCCGCCTTTGCACGGCCCGGCCGATCTGGCGCACTACCCGCTGCTGCACGACATCACCGCCTGGCGTGGCAGCTCGGAATATGCCGAATGGGAGTTCTACCTCGACGGTATTGGTGCTGCCGGGTTGGATGTGCGCCGCGGGCATACCTTCAACCGCAACCACCTGACCATCGAGGCGGCCATTGCCGGTGTCGGCGTGGCCATTGCCCGGCGCACCCTGCTCAACGACGAGCTGGAGCGTGGCGCGTTGATCGTGCCGTTCGGCGTGCCGATCGCCAACCACAAACGCTACGTACTGCTGTACCCGCCGGGCGGGTTGAACCAGCCAGGAGCACGGGCGGTGCATGACTGGCTGGTGGAAGAAGCGCAAAGTTTCAGGGCCATGTGGGAAAGAAGTTGA
- a CDS encoding fumarylacetoacetate hydrolase family protein produces MKHARIQFDGQVHQAIVEADQQLRLADGRVVQADQVTWLPPATGNMFALGLNYADHAAELAFTPPTEPLAFIKSLGTYTGHGQVTWRPDNIKYMHYECELVAVIGKTARNVRREDALDYLAGYTVCNDYAIRDYLENYYRPNLRVKNRDATTPVGPWIVDTADVPDPSNLKLRTWVNGELKQEGSTADMIFDIPYLIEYFSSFMTLQPGDMIATGTPEGLADVVPGDEVVVEVEGVARLVNRIVSEAEFFARKAQEATA; encoded by the coding sequence ATGAAGCACGCCCGCATTCAGTTCGACGGCCAGGTCCACCAGGCCATCGTCGAGGCCGACCAGCAACTGCGCCTGGCCGACGGGCGCGTGGTCCAGGCCGACCAGGTCACCTGGCTGCCACCGGCCACCGGCAACATGTTCGCCCTGGGCCTGAACTACGCCGACCACGCCGCCGAGCTGGCCTTCACACCACCCACCGAACCGCTGGCATTCATCAAGTCACTCGGCACCTACACCGGGCACGGCCAAGTAACCTGGCGTCCAGACAACATCAAGTACATGCACTACGAGTGCGAACTGGTGGCGGTGATCGGCAAGACCGCGCGCAACGTGCGCCGCGAGGATGCCCTGGACTACCTGGCTGGCTACACGGTGTGCAACGACTACGCCATCCGTGACTACCTCGAGAACTACTACCGCCCCAACCTGCGGGTGAAGAACCGCGACGCCACCACCCCCGTGGGCCCGTGGATCGTCGACACCGCCGATGTGCCGGACCCGTCCAACCTCAAGCTGCGCACCTGGGTCAACGGTGAACTGAAGCAGGAAGGCAGCACGGCGGACATGATCTTCGACATCCCTTACCTGATCGAATACTTCTCCAGCTTCATGACCCTGCAACCCGGCGACATGATCGCCACCGGTACGCCGGAAGGCCTGGCCGACGTGGTGCCGGGCGATGAAGTGGTGGTGGAGGTGGAAGGCGTCGCTCGCCTGGTCAATCGAATCGTCAGCGAAGCCGAGTTCTTCGCCCGCAAAGCACAAGAGGCAACAGCATGA
- the hpaA gene encoding 4-hydroxyphenylacetate catabolism regulatory protein HpaA, with protein sequence MKARQPIPNINIGQVYDQRYSDSEVHYDRLGNLAGFFGRNMPVHRHDRFFQVHYVKSGSVRVFLDDQQFHEAGPMFFLTPPTIPHAFVTEPDADGHVLTLSQQLVWQLLQAEPGLVAGAHLAPACVALGPLQGQGAEEARRLEQLLDLLGSEMGRGQVGQGTAVQDLARLVMISLLRLSTNALPANPARHEDLQVFRRFNELIERHYLDHWTLPAYAAALGVTEARLNDVCRRIANLPSKRLVFERLMQEARRLLLYTGGSANAICYQLGFKDPAYFSRFFQRHAGTTPGEYRLRQAGLR encoded by the coding sequence ATGAAAGCGCGACAGCCGATTCCCAATATCAATATCGGGCAGGTCTACGACCAGCGTTACAGCGACAGCGAGGTGCATTACGACCGGCTTGGCAACCTGGCTGGGTTCTTCGGTCGCAACATGCCGGTGCATCGCCATGACCGTTTCTTCCAGGTGCATTACGTCAAGAGTGGCAGCGTGCGGGTGTTCCTCGATGACCAGCAGTTTCACGAGGCGGGGCCGATGTTCTTCCTGACCCCGCCGACCATCCCCCACGCCTTCGTGACCGAGCCCGATGCCGACGGCCATGTGCTGACCCTCAGCCAGCAGTTGGTTTGGCAATTGCTCCAGGCCGAGCCAGGGCTGGTGGCGGGCGCGCACTTGGCTCCGGCATGCGTTGCCTTGGGGCCGTTGCAGGGCCAGGGGGCTGAAGAGGCGCGCCGGTTGGAGCAACTGCTCGACCTGTTGGGCAGCGAAATGGGTCGGGGCCAGGTGGGGCAGGGCACGGCGGTGCAGGACCTGGCGCGGTTGGTGATGATCAGCCTGTTGCGCCTGAGTACCAATGCGTTGCCGGCCAATCCCGCGCGGCATGAGGACTTGCAGGTGTTTCGCCGGTTCAACGAGTTGATCGAGCGGCACTACCTGGATCACTGGACACTGCCGGCCTATGCAGCGGCGCTGGGGGTGACGGAGGCGCGGTTGAACGACGTCTGCCGGCGAATTGCCAACTTGCCGTCCAAGCGTTTGGTGTTCGAACGATTGATGCAGGAAGCGCGGCGACTGTTGCTGTACACGGGGGGCTCGGCCAATGCGATCTGCTATCAGTTGGGGTTCAAGGACCCGGCGTACTTCAGCCGGTTTTTCCAGCGGCACGCGGGCACCACGCCTGGGGAATATCGCCTGCGTCAGGCGGGGTTGCGTTGA
- a CDS encoding fumarylacetoacetate hydrolase family protein, with amino-acid sequence MSRALHEVASGSLFGVALNYQGLLQQHLASFHEAPYRQPPVKPVLFIKTPNTRNGHGQALTYPSAVERLQPGPALGVVIGKDASRVSVEQALEHVAGYTVVNEFSLPEDSYYRPAVKAKCRDGFCPMGPELVPASQVGNPDALGIRLWVNGELRQQNNTANCVRNVAQLIAEISEFMTLHAGDVLITGTPEGRVDVLPGDQVTVEIDGLGQLTTPIVAEQGLAP; translated from the coding sequence ATGAGCCGTGCCTTGCACGAGGTCGCCAGCGGCAGCCTGTTCGGCGTCGCCCTGAACTACCAGGGCCTGCTGCAACAGCATCTGGCGTCCTTCCATGAAGCGCCCTACCGGCAACCGCCGGTCAAGCCGGTGCTGTTCATCAAAACCCCAAACACCCGTAACGGGCATGGCCAGGCACTGACCTACCCCTCGGCAGTCGAGCGCCTGCAACCCGGGCCTGCCCTGGGCGTGGTGATCGGCAAGGACGCCAGCCGCGTAAGCGTGGAGCAGGCCCTGGAGCATGTGGCGGGCTACACCGTGGTCAACGAGTTCAGCCTGCCCGAGGACAGCTACTACCGCCCAGCGGTCAAGGCCAAGTGCCGCGATGGCTTCTGCCCAATGGGGCCAGAGCTGGTGCCGGCGTCCCAGGTCGGCAACCCTGATGCGCTGGGTATCCGCCTGTGGGTCAACGGCGAACTGCGCCAGCAGAACAACACCGCCAACTGCGTGCGCAACGTGGCGCAATTGATCGCCGAGATCAGTGAATTCATGACCCTGCACGCCGGCGACGTGCTGATCACCGGCACCCCGGAAGGCCGAGTCGATGTGCTGCCGGGCGATCAGGTGACGGTCGAGATCGATGGCCTCGGCCAGCTCACCACCCCCATCGTCGCCGAACAAGGACTCGCCCCATGA
- the hpaR gene encoding homoprotocatechuate degradation operon regulator HpaR — translation MTQPRPSLTLTLLQAREATMAFFRPALNAHDLTEQQWRVIRILRQQGELESHQLADLACILKPSMSGVLKRLERDGLVARRKSPEDQRRIFISLTVRGQQAFLAMSEEMERNYQEIQRQFGTDKLEQLMVLLNELKKVKP, via the coding sequence ATGACCCAACCAAGACCCTCCCTGACCTTGACCCTGTTGCAGGCCCGCGAAGCGACGATGGCGTTCTTCCGCCCGGCCCTCAATGCCCATGACCTGACCGAGCAGCAATGGCGGGTGATCCGTATCCTGCGCCAGCAGGGTGAGCTGGAAAGCCACCAGCTGGCGGATCTGGCATGCATTCTCAAACCCAGCATGAGTGGCGTGCTCAAGCGCCTTGAACGCGATGGCCTGGTGGCACGGCGTAAGTCGCCGGAAGACCAGCGGCGGATCTTCATCAGCCTGACTGTGCGAGGGCAGCAGGCGTTTCTGGCGATGAGTGAGGAGATGGAGCGCAACTATCAGGAGATCCAGCGGCAATTCGGGACGGATAAGTTGGAGCAGCTCATGGTGTTGTTGAATGAATTGAAAAAGGTCAAGCCTTGA